Proteins found in one Salvia splendens isolate huo1 chromosome 10, SspV2, whole genome shotgun sequence genomic segment:
- the LOC121750140 gene encoding AUGMIN subunit 1-like: protein MSEIGAGSDPPSPSLSVASSDPSKSSGSTGFDANRIAEVKAWLVSQFDAVGKDIPDFEYTPRSIAHLHNIATLSQAKTQAATIVANDFRQKAAEYHSQAARIREILEHVGLVQESLPSNVVSSSQVLSSVANLLNIRDTELSSFLVAMADQSLRKTAVEEKRAKVEQESKELLDYTRKAIARLTYLKRTLTQLEDDVPPCEAQMEHWKTNLAIMESKERQYLQQYSNYKAMLNRVGYSPDISHGVLVEMAEHRKDLEKKTKPILETLRSYQDLPPDKALAALAIEDKKRQYAAAEKYLEDVLQSALASSE from the exons ATGAGTGAAATTGGTGCCGGATCTGATCCTCCTTCTCCTTCGCTGTCAGTGGCATCATCCGACCCATCTAAAAGCAGTGGCAGCACTGGCTTTGATGCTAATCGGATTGCAGAAGTGAAAGCATGGCTCGTTTCTCAATTCGACGCAGTTGGAAAAGACATACCTGATTTTGAGTACACTCCTCGGAGCATTGCTCACTTGCACAATATTGCTACCCTCTCTCAGGCCAAGACTCAGGCTGCCACCATTGTTGCAAATGATTTTCGTCAGAAAGCTGCAGAATATCATTCACAAG CTGCTAGGATACGAGAGATACTAGAACATGTTGGATTGGTGCAAGAGAGTTTACCGTCAAATGTGGTATCATCTTCCCAAGTTCTTTCCAGTGTCGCTAATCTGTTGAATATTAGGGATACTGAATTAAGTAG TTTTCTTGTAGCAATGGCAGATCAATCTCTGAGAAAAACAGCAGTTGAAGAGAAGAGGGCTAAAGTCGAACAGGAGTCCAAAGAACTTCTTGACTATACTCGGAAGGCAATTGCACGATTGACGTACCTGAAAAG AACGCTCACACAGTTAGAAGATGATGTACCTCCTTGTGAAGCTCAAATGGAACACTGGAAGACGAACTTGGCTATAATGGAATCAAAAGAGAGACAGTATCTGCAACAGTATTCTAATTACAAG GCAATGCTCAATCGTGTGGGCTATAGCCCAGATATTAGTCATGGTGTGTTGGTGGAAATGGCTGAGCACAGGAAGGATTTGGAGAAGAAAACAAAACCAATCCTTGAGACATTGAGAAGTTACCAAGACTTGCCTCCT GACAAGGCTCTGGCTGCATTGGCAATTGAGGATAAGAAGAGGCAGTATGCTGCTGCTGAGAAGTATCTTGAAGATGTGCTGCAGTCTGCTCTCGCTTCCTCTGAGTGA
- the LOC121752180 gene encoding probable methyltransferase PMT7, which yields MAGFVNTAAFDWKAAQIITVALLVMIASFYTGTLFANNSSFLHAPQKQRDAQPEQTPTAANDSVIFRNRVNPTYQTMPLRIPETGMNVCPLRYNEYIPCHDFSYIKELLPKLDLSKKEELERHCPPVNRRLFCLVPPPIDYKIPIRWPISRDYVWRSNVNHTHLAKVKGGQNWVHPKDNLWWFPGGGTHFKHGASEYIERLGNMTTNETGDLSSAGVFQVLDVGCGVASFSAYLLPLDIQTMSFAPKDGHENQIQFALERGINAMISALSTKQLPYPSNSFEMVHCSRCRVDWHENDGILIKEVDRLLRSNGYFVYSAPPAYRKDKDFPLIWDKLTNLTSAMCWKLVARQVQTAIWIKPESNLCLQQNAQQGLISICDSADNMKPSFQTPLRNCVEERHSQKLPPKPQRLSEYSKTLDNLGINRDKFLADTIYWQDQVRHYWRLMGVEEAEIRNVMDMNAFLGGFSVALSTWPVWTMNVVPVSMNNTLSAIYDRGLIGVFHDWCEPFSTYPRTYDLLHANRLFSNYRNRGEGCSLEDIMLEMDRMLRPQGFIIIRGEDDTVTSKIVDLAPKFLWETKMQFLEDDHKRMEPVLFCRKKFWAIL from the exons atggcGGGATTCGTAAATACGGCGGCGTTTGATTGGAAGGCCGCCCAGATTATAACGGTTGCGCTTTTAGTGATGATTGCTTCCTTCTACACCGGCACTCTCTTCGCCAACAATTCCTCTTTCCTCCACGCACCGCAGAAGCAGCGCGACGCACAACCCGAACAGACCCCCACCGCCGCCAACGATTCCG TAATATTTAGAAACAGAGTTAATCCTACTTATCAAACCATGCCATTGAGGATTCCAGAGACGGGGATGAATGTATGCCCGTTGAGATATAATGAATACATTCCGTGCCATGACTTTTCTTACATCAAGGAGCTGCTACCGAAGTTAGATCTTTCCAAGAAAGAGGAGCTGGAGAGGCATTGCCCTCCTGTCAATAGACGGCTGTTCTGTTTGGTTCCTCCGCCAATTGACTATAAGATACCAATAAGGTGGCCTATCAGTAGGGACTATGTTTGGCGAAGCAATGTGAATCATACACATCTTGCCAAGGTAAAGGGAGGGCAGAATTGGGTTCATCCAAAAGATAATCTTTGGTGGTTTCCAGGGGGTGGTACTCATTTTAAGCATGGAGCTTCTGAGTACATTGAGAG GTTAGGAAATATGACAACTAATGAGACCGGTGACCTCTCCTCTGCTGGAGTATTTCAAGTTCTAGATGTTGGTTGTGGAGTAGCAAGCTTCTCGGCCTACCTTCTCCCCCTTGATATCCAAACTATGTCCTTTGCTCCGAAAGACGGACATGAAAACCAAATCCAATTTGCTTTAGAAAGAGGAATAAATGCTATGATTTCAGCCCTATCCACAAAGCAGCTACCATATCCCAGTAACTCATTTGAGATGGTTCATTGTTCCAGATGTCGTGTTGATTGGCACGAGAATG ATGGCATTCTGATAAAAGAAGTGGATCGTCTATTGCGATCGAATGGATACTTTGTCTACTCAGCTCCTCCTGCATACAGAAAAGACAAAGATTTTCCATTGATTTGGGATAAGTTAACGAATCTCACTTCTGCAATGTGCTGGAAGCTTGTGGCCCGACAGGTACAGACAGCAATATGGATTAAGCCGGAAAGTAATTTGTGCCTCCAGCAAAATGCACAGCAGGGTCTTATCAGCATATGTGATTCTGCAGACAATATGAAACCGTCATTTCAAACACCATTAAGGAACTGCGTAGAAGAGCGCCACTCCCAGAAACTCCCTCCGAAGCCACAACGCCTCTCAGAGTATTCCAAGACACTCGATAACCTAG GTATCAACAGAGATAAGTTTTTAGCAGACACAATCTACTGGCAAGATCAAGTCCGTCACTACTGGAGATTGATGGGCGTCGAGGAGGCAGAAATACGAAATGTCATGGATATGAATGCTTTCCTCGGTGGGTTTTCAGTTGCCTTGAGCACGTGGCCCGTATGGACCATGAACGTAGTTCCTGTCAGCATGAACAACACATTATCCGCTATATACGACAGGGGCTTGATAGGTGTCTTTCACGACTG GTGCGAGCCATTCTCAACATATCCGCGTACATATGATCTGTTGCATGCCAACCGTCTCTTCTCCAACTACAGAAATCGAGGAGAAGGTTGTTCGCTTGAGGACATCATGCTGGAAATGGACCGTATGTTGCGACCACAG GGGTTTATTATTATACGAGGTGAAGATGATACTGTCACATCGAAGATTGTTGATCTTGCTCCCAAGTTTCTCTGGGAGACGAAGATGCAATTTCTTGAAGACGAC